A segment of the Neochlamydia sp. S13 genome:
TAAAGCTTGGATTGAAGAAAATTGTAAAAACATCACGGCTTTGGATTTATCTAAAGCAGGCTTGACTTATTTACCCCCAGAAATATGCCAATTGTTTCAGCTGCAAACGCTTCACTTAAATCAAAATCAGCTCACCAGCCTGCCTGCAGAAATCGGGCGGCTGTCTAAGCTGCAAACGCTTGACTTAAATCAAAACCAGCTCACCGCTCTGCCTGCAGAAATAGGTCAATTGTCTCAGCTGACACGGCTTTACTTAAATCAAAACCAGCTCACCAGCCTTCCTGCAGAGATAGGGCAGCTACTTCAGCTGAAAAGTCTTAACTTAGGACAAAACCAGCTCACCAGCCTTCCTGCAGAAATCGGGCAGCTATCTGAGCTGCAACATCTTTACTTAAATCAAAACCAGCTCACCAACCTGCCTGAAGAAATAGGGCGGCTGTCTAAGCTGCAAACGCTTGACTTAAATCAAAACCAGCTCACCAGTCTGCCTGCAGAAATCGGGCAGCTATCTCAGCTGCAAACGCTTGACTTAAGAGAAAACCAGCTCACCAGCCTTCCTGCAAAAATCGGGCAGCTGTCTAAGCTGAAATGGCTTTACTTAAATCAAAATCAGCTCACCAGCCTTCCTGCAGAAATCGGGCAGCTATCTGAGCTGCAACATCTTTACTTAAATCAAAACCAGCTCACCAACCTGCTTGAAGAAATAGGGCGGCTGTCTAAGCTGCAAACGCTTGACTTAAATCAAAACCAGCTCACCAGTCTGCCTGCAGAAATCGGGCAGCTATCTCAGCTGCAAACGCTTGACTTAAGAGAAAACCAGCTCACCAGCCTTCCTGCAAAAATCGGGCAGCTGTCTAAGCTGCAAGGGCTTTACTTAAATCAAAACCAGCTCACCGTTCTGCCTACAGGAATTGGGCAGCTGTCTAAGCTGCAATGGCTTTACTTAAATCAAAACCAGCTCACCGCTCTGCCTACAGAAATTGGGCAGCTGCCTCAGCTGCAATGGCTTTACTTAAATCAAAACCAGCTCACCAGTCTTCCTACAGAAATCGGGCGGTTGTCTCGGCTACAAGAGCTTGATTTAAGCCAAAACCAGCTCACCAGTCTTCTTGCAGAAATCGGGCAATTGTCTCAGCTGAAAACGCTTAAATTAAATCAAAACCAGCTCACCAGCCTGCCTGCAGAAATCGGGCAGCTGTCTCAGCTTACAAAGCTTGAATTAGCGGAAAATCCTTTGAAAGATATTGCAGAACAAATAAGGCAGCGTTTTCGATTACGGATTGACCGTAAGTACTTTTTAAATTTGGGTGGGCTAAAATGAAATAAAAAAAAAATTTAGCGATCTTATCTTTAAACAAGTCATCCGCTTTCCTTCCCGCAACTAAGTAACTTAAGCTAACCTACACATTTATAATGGCAAGAAGTTTCTCTCTTTTTCTGCAGGGTGTTATGGCTGGGATAACAACCTTTCTTGATAGGAAGAAGCTAGGCGTATTGTATTCCATCATGCGGTAGAAGAATTAAAACATTGCGCCAAAAAGAGCCATTTTTTTAAATAAAGCAAAGAATCAATCTCATTCTTTTAGCCAAACCAAAATTGCCGCGTCACTTAATAGCTAACACCTGTGGCTGCTCCTAAATGCTTGGAAAGTCTACCCCTTTTCCTTGAATTTACCTAAAAAAAGCGAGGTAGATTATCTGTGAATTGTTTTTCATTGATAAGGATACGAATTCGTTTGACTTGCTTTTTTAATTTTTTATATTGTCTTTAAAAAATTAAAATGCT
Coding sequences within it:
- a CDS encoding leucine-rich repeat domain-containing protein yields the protein MHPISPASIESLPNELLLPILEACAVPSLFSVCKRWHHLLATEVMPPLYRQIDKVHVPEGNVKEQALIVDKIYKLEEKLSETAKVNAIFKQIFTLAKSFSPLEFKWKTEEKRGLTLANYSSYLLNINRLLFWKKLPGGEEYLSREEIKHLPLEKKGELFKAWIEENCKNITALDLSKAGLTYLPPEICQLFQLQTLHLNQNQLTSLPAEIGRLSKLQTLDLNQNQLTALPAEIGQLSQLTRLYLNQNQLTSLPAEIGQLLQLKSLNLGQNQLTSLPAEIGQLSELQHLYLNQNQLTNLPEEIGRLSKLQTLDLNQNQLTSLPAEIGQLSQLQTLDLRENQLTSLPAKIGQLSKLKWLYLNQNQLTSLPAEIGQLSELQHLYLNQNQLTNLLEEIGRLSKLQTLDLNQNQLTSLPAEIGQLSQLQTLDLRENQLTSLPAKIGQLSKLQGLYLNQNQLTVLPTGIGQLSKLQWLYLNQNQLTALPTEIGQLPQLQWLYLNQNQLTSLPTEIGRLSRLQELDLSQNQLTSLLAEIGQLSQLKTLKLNQNQLTSLPAEIGQLSQLTKLELAENPLKDIAEQIRQRFRLRIDRKYFLNLGGLK